In one window of Arachis ipaensis cultivar K30076 chromosome B06, Araip1.1, whole genome shotgun sequence DNA:
- the LOC107647986 gene encoding long chain acyl-CoA synthetase 5-like, translated as MPIYHKRKHFFPLVLINALGVKCGIYGANCPGWIISMEACNAHGLYCVPLYDTLGAGAIEFIICHAEISIAFVEEKKIPDVLLLKLFVTSVSSYKA; from the exons AACATTTTTTTCCACTTGTTTTGATCAATGCTCTT GGAGTGAAATGTGGTATCTATGGTGCCAATTGCCCTGGGTGGATAATAAGCATGGag GCCTGTAATGCTCATGGACTTTATTGTGTTCCTTTGTATGATACATTAG GTGCTGGAGCAATAGAGTTTATTATATGCCATGCAGAGATCTCAATTGCTtttgtagaagaaaagaagataccCGATGTTCTTCTACTAAAATTATTTGTTACATCAGTGTCTTCTTACAAAGCATGA